One window of the Oncorhynchus gorbuscha isolate QuinsamMale2020 ecotype Even-year linkage group LG17, OgorEven_v1.0, whole genome shotgun sequence genome contains the following:
- the syt16 gene encoding synaptotagmin-16 isoform X1 has protein sequence MKRDDPVSEILSLKGWFIQVSESLSAALLPSGQGQDQARESQTVSADPTPSPGDTQEVFDPSELQEDLGSQTSRAVVSSMDPQQRLHTLQAQLALRGMSRPSSSCSGAAPSAECLSIIPEESEVVGSRVSWAASRYSSKAGTAVNSYGDGEDQSSSSDSEEEVVKQFEISVSRSQSFRSTGTTEVVAQAAPGKRHKFTRLLSDQEEGSTEPSDCEDVDGDLSRLSYQNPLSYGDEKRGSLGSQEMAEVLDGPPREGSLDTGGSPAPNMSRQATEGSVEMETAVDNQGDDNNDPTDSSSTWSPEQEHLPVEEVLPCPPSSTSRPPITKCGDLEITLDYKAASQKLFVTVVTARDIPDKGRSGMDSWQVHVVLLPAKKQRHKTSVQKGSVPEFNETFRFSHLEPSELGTSALRFRLYALGGRMSRERMMGEKVVRLEGLSPEGGDMDTTLVLEPRSNMKSVDSQVSLAGVSQSDSASSTQSLTHGGVPELLVGLSYNATTGRLSVELIKGSHFRNLAINRPPDTYGKLTLLNSVGQEISRCKTSVRRGQPNPVYKETFVFQVALFQLCDVTLMVSIYSRRSMKRKEMVGWLALGQNSSGEEEQLHWLDMKECKGQQVCRWHVLLEA, from the exons ATGAAGCGAGATGATCCTGTATCGGAGATCCTTTCTTTGAAAGGATGGTTCATCCAGGTATCGGAGTCTTTGTCTGCGGCCCTCCTCCCCTCAGGCCAGGGACAAGACCAGGCTAGGGAGTCTCAGACAGTGTCTGCTGACCCAACACCCTCACCAGGAGACACCCAGGAGGTGTTTGATCCCTCAGAGCTCCAGGAGGACTTAGGGTCCCAGACCTCCAGGGCTGTTGTGTCCTCAATGGACCCCCAGCAGAGGCTACATACCCTCCAGGCTCAGCTGGCTCTACGGGGCATGAGTAGGCCTAGCAGCTCCTGTTCTGGGGCTGCCCCATCTGCAGAGTGTCTGTCTATCATACCCGAGGAGAGTGAGGTGGTGGGGAGCAGGGTGAGCTGGGCAGCCTCACGGTACTCCAGTAAGGCTGGCACAGCAG TGAACAGTTACGGGGATGGTGAGGATCAGTCCAGCTCGTCGGATAGTGAGGAGGAGGTAGTGAAGCAGTTTGAGATCTCAGTGTCTCGCTCTCAGAGCTTCCGCTCTACAGGGACCACCGAGGTTGTAGCCCAGGCTGCACCGGGAAAACGCCACAAGTTCACCCGCCTACTCTCTGACCAGGAGGAGGGCAGCACAGAGCCCTCAGACTGCGAAg ACGTGGACGGAGACCTGAGCAGGCTGAGTTACCAGAACCCCCTGTCATACGGGGATGAGAAGCGGGGCTCCCTGGGGTCCCAGGAAATGGCTGAGGTGCTGGACGGCCCACCACGGGAGGGCTCGCTGGACACAGGGGGCAGCCCGGCCCCCAACATGAGTCGCCAGGCCACCGAGGGGAGCGTTGAGATGGAGACAGCCGTGGACAACCAGGGTGACGACAACAACGACCCTACAGATAGCTCCTCCACATGGAGCCCAGAG CAGGAGCATcttcctgtagaggaggtcctcccTTGCCCCCCCAGCTCCACCTCACGCCCCCCTATCACCAAATGCGGTGACCTCGAGATCACCCTGGACTACAAGGCCGCCTCTCAGAAGCTGTTTGTTACCGTTGTGACCGCGCGGGACATCCCAGACAAAGGGCGCAGTGGGATGGACTCGTGGCAGGTGCATGTGGTCCTGCTCCCGGCAAAGAAGCAACGCCATAAGACCTCCGTCCAAAAGGGGTCCGTGCCCGAATTCAACGAGACCTTCCGCTTTTCTCACCTGGAGCCTTCTGAGCTGGGCACCTCTGCCCTGCGCTTCCGGCTCTACGCCCTGGGGGGCCGGATGTCCCGCGAGCGCATGATGGGGGAGAAGGTGGTCCGCCTTGAGGGGCTGAGCCCAGAGGGGGGAGATATGGACACCACGCTGGTGCTGGAGCCCCGCAGCAACATGAAG AGTGTTGACTCTCAGGTCAGTCTAGCTGGGGTGTCCCAGAGTGACAGTGCGTCCTCCACCCAGTCTCTAACCCACGGGGGCGTCCCTGAGCTGCTGGTGGGCCTGTCCTACAACGCCACCACCGGGCGCCTCTCTGTGGAGCTCATCAAGGGAAGCCACTTCCGCAACCTTGCCATTAACAGGCCGCCCG acacCTATGGGAAGCTGACTCTGCTCAACTCAGTGGGCCAGGAGATCTCCAGGTGTAAGACATCAGTGCGGCGGGGGCAGCCCAACCCCGTCTACAAGGAGACCTTTGTGTTCCAGGTTGCCCTGTTCCAGCTGTGTGACGTCACCCTCATGGTGTCCATCTACAGCCGCCGCAGCATGAAGCGTAAGGAGATGGTGGGCTGGCTCGCCCTGGGCCAGAACAGCAGCGGGGAGGAGGAGCAGCTGCACTGGCTGGACATGAAGGAGTGTAAAGGCCAGCAGGTCTGTCGCTGGCACGTCCTCCTGGAAGCCTAG
- the syt16 gene encoding synaptotagmin-16 isoform X3, with protein sequence MATDSCLFMWSDQCVFVCPLSFTVTPEAIGFLSAVGVFVVFLAVLFLFINKKLCFSRVGGLPCLEQHGRGKRSRNRPGVRQGLVNSYGDGEDQSSSSDSEEEVVKQFEISVSRSQSFRSTGTTEVVAQAAPGKRHKFTRLLSDQEEGSTEPSDCEDVDGDLSRLSYQNPLSYGDEKRGSLGSQEMAEVLDGPPREGSLDTGGSPAPNMSRQATEGSVEMETAVDNQGDDNNDPTDSSSTWSPEQEHLPVEEVLPCPPSSTSRPPITKCGDLEITLDYKAASQKLFVTVVTARDIPDKGRSGMDSWQVHVVLLPAKKQRHKTSVQKGSVPEFNETFRFSHLEPSELGTSALRFRLYALGGRMSRERMMGEKVVRLEGLSPEGGDMDTTLVLEPRSNMKSVDSQVSLAGVSQSDSASSTQSLTHGGVPELLVGLSYNATTGRLSVELIKGSHFRNLAINRPPDTYGKLTLLNSVGQEISRCKTSVRRGQPNPVYKETFVFQVALFQLCDVTLMVSIYSRRSMKRKEMVGWLALGQNSSGEEEQLHWLDMKECKGQQVCRWHVLLEA encoded by the exons GCCACAGATA gctgTCTGTTTATGTGGTCTGAtcagtgtgtctttgtgtgtcctctctccttcacagtcACCCCAGAGGCCATCGGCTTCCTGTCTGCGGTGGGTGTCTTTGTGGTGTTTCTGGCCGTCCTCTTCCTCTTTATCAATAAGAAGCTGTGTTTCTCCCGCGTTGGGGGTCTGCCCTGTCTGGAGCAGCACGGCCGCGGGAAACGCTCCCGCAACAGGCCCGGAGTCCGCCAGGGGCTGG TGAACAGTTACGGGGATGGTGAGGATCAGTCCAGCTCGTCGGATAGTGAGGAGGAGGTAGTGAAGCAGTTTGAGATCTCAGTGTCTCGCTCTCAGAGCTTCCGCTCTACAGGGACCACCGAGGTTGTAGCCCAGGCTGCACCGGGAAAACGCCACAAGTTCACCCGCCTACTCTCTGACCAGGAGGAGGGCAGCACAGAGCCCTCAGACTGCGAAg ACGTGGACGGAGACCTGAGCAGGCTGAGTTACCAGAACCCCCTGTCATACGGGGATGAGAAGCGGGGCTCCCTGGGGTCCCAGGAAATGGCTGAGGTGCTGGACGGCCCACCACGGGAGGGCTCGCTGGACACAGGGGGCAGCCCGGCCCCCAACATGAGTCGCCAGGCCACCGAGGGGAGCGTTGAGATGGAGACAGCCGTGGACAACCAGGGTGACGACAACAACGACCCTACAGATAGCTCCTCCACATGGAGCCCAGAG CAGGAGCATcttcctgtagaggaggtcctcccTTGCCCCCCCAGCTCCACCTCACGCCCCCCTATCACCAAATGCGGTGACCTCGAGATCACCCTGGACTACAAGGCCGCCTCTCAGAAGCTGTTTGTTACCGTTGTGACCGCGCGGGACATCCCAGACAAAGGGCGCAGTGGGATGGACTCGTGGCAGGTGCATGTGGTCCTGCTCCCGGCAAAGAAGCAACGCCATAAGACCTCCGTCCAAAAGGGGTCCGTGCCCGAATTCAACGAGACCTTCCGCTTTTCTCACCTGGAGCCTTCTGAGCTGGGCACCTCTGCCCTGCGCTTCCGGCTCTACGCCCTGGGGGGCCGGATGTCCCGCGAGCGCATGATGGGGGAGAAGGTGGTCCGCCTTGAGGGGCTGAGCCCAGAGGGGGGAGATATGGACACCACGCTGGTGCTGGAGCCCCGCAGCAACATGAAG AGTGTTGACTCTCAGGTCAGTCTAGCTGGGGTGTCCCAGAGTGACAGTGCGTCCTCCACCCAGTCTCTAACCCACGGGGGCGTCCCTGAGCTGCTGGTGGGCCTGTCCTACAACGCCACCACCGGGCGCCTCTCTGTGGAGCTCATCAAGGGAAGCCACTTCCGCAACCTTGCCATTAACAGGCCGCCCG acacCTATGGGAAGCTGACTCTGCTCAACTCAGTGGGCCAGGAGATCTCCAGGTGTAAGACATCAGTGCGGCGGGGGCAGCCCAACCCCGTCTACAAGGAGACCTTTGTGTTCCAGGTTGCCCTGTTCCAGCTGTGTGACGTCACCCTCATGGTGTCCATCTACAGCCGCCGCAGCATGAAGCGTAAGGAGATGGTGGGCTGGCTCGCCCTGGGCCAGAACAGCAGCGGGGAGGAGGAGCAGCTGCACTGGCTGGACATGAAGGAGTGTAAAGGCCAGCAGGTCTGTCGCTGGCACGTCCTCCTGGAAGCCTAG
- the syt16 gene encoding synaptotagmin-16 isoform X4 has protein sequence MATDITPEAIGFLSAVGVFVVFLAVLFLFINKKLCFSRVGGLPCLEQHGRGKRSRNRPGVRQGLVNSYGDGEDQSSSSDSEEEVVKQFEISVSRSQSFRSTGTTEVVAQAAPGKRHKFTRLLSDQEEGSTEPSDCEDVDGDLSRLSYQNPLSYGDEKRGSLGSQEMAEVLDGPPREGSLDTGGSPAPNMSRQATEGSVEMETAVDNQGDDNNDPTDSSSTWSPEQEHLPVEEVLPCPPSSTSRPPITKCGDLEITLDYKAASQKLFVTVVTARDIPDKGRSGMDSWQVHVVLLPAKKQRHKTSVQKGSVPEFNETFRFSHLEPSELGTSALRFRLYALGGRMSRERMMGEKVVRLEGLSPEGGDMDTTLVLEPRSNMKSVDSQVSLAGVSQSDSASSTQSLTHGGVPELLVGLSYNATTGRLSVELIKGSHFRNLAINRPPDTYGKLTLLNSVGQEISRCKTSVRRGQPNPVYKETFVFQVALFQLCDVTLMVSIYSRRSMKRKEMVGWLALGQNSSGEEEQLHWLDMKECKGQQVCRWHVLLEA, from the exons GCCACAGATA tcACCCCAGAGGCCATCGGCTTCCTGTCTGCGGTGGGTGTCTTTGTGGTGTTTCTGGCCGTCCTCTTCCTCTTTATCAATAAGAAGCTGTGTTTCTCCCGCGTTGGGGGTCTGCCCTGTCTGGAGCAGCACGGCCGCGGGAAACGCTCCCGCAACAGGCCCGGAGTCCGCCAGGGGCTGG TGAACAGTTACGGGGATGGTGAGGATCAGTCCAGCTCGTCGGATAGTGAGGAGGAGGTAGTGAAGCAGTTTGAGATCTCAGTGTCTCGCTCTCAGAGCTTCCGCTCTACAGGGACCACCGAGGTTGTAGCCCAGGCTGCACCGGGAAAACGCCACAAGTTCACCCGCCTACTCTCTGACCAGGAGGAGGGCAGCACAGAGCCCTCAGACTGCGAAg ACGTGGACGGAGACCTGAGCAGGCTGAGTTACCAGAACCCCCTGTCATACGGGGATGAGAAGCGGGGCTCCCTGGGGTCCCAGGAAATGGCTGAGGTGCTGGACGGCCCACCACGGGAGGGCTCGCTGGACACAGGGGGCAGCCCGGCCCCCAACATGAGTCGCCAGGCCACCGAGGGGAGCGTTGAGATGGAGACAGCCGTGGACAACCAGGGTGACGACAACAACGACCCTACAGATAGCTCCTCCACATGGAGCCCAGAG CAGGAGCATcttcctgtagaggaggtcctcccTTGCCCCCCCAGCTCCACCTCACGCCCCCCTATCACCAAATGCGGTGACCTCGAGATCACCCTGGACTACAAGGCCGCCTCTCAGAAGCTGTTTGTTACCGTTGTGACCGCGCGGGACATCCCAGACAAAGGGCGCAGTGGGATGGACTCGTGGCAGGTGCATGTGGTCCTGCTCCCGGCAAAGAAGCAACGCCATAAGACCTCCGTCCAAAAGGGGTCCGTGCCCGAATTCAACGAGACCTTCCGCTTTTCTCACCTGGAGCCTTCTGAGCTGGGCACCTCTGCCCTGCGCTTCCGGCTCTACGCCCTGGGGGGCCGGATGTCCCGCGAGCGCATGATGGGGGAGAAGGTGGTCCGCCTTGAGGGGCTGAGCCCAGAGGGGGGAGATATGGACACCACGCTGGTGCTGGAGCCCCGCAGCAACATGAAG AGTGTTGACTCTCAGGTCAGTCTAGCTGGGGTGTCCCAGAGTGACAGTGCGTCCTCCACCCAGTCTCTAACCCACGGGGGCGTCCCTGAGCTGCTGGTGGGCCTGTCCTACAACGCCACCACCGGGCGCCTCTCTGTGGAGCTCATCAAGGGAAGCCACTTCCGCAACCTTGCCATTAACAGGCCGCCCG acacCTATGGGAAGCTGACTCTGCTCAACTCAGTGGGCCAGGAGATCTCCAGGTGTAAGACATCAGTGCGGCGGGGGCAGCCCAACCCCGTCTACAAGGAGACCTTTGTGTTCCAGGTTGCCCTGTTCCAGCTGTGTGACGTCACCCTCATGGTGTCCATCTACAGCCGCCGCAGCATGAAGCGTAAGGAGATGGTGGGCTGGCTCGCCCTGGGCCAGAACAGCAGCGGGGAGGAGGAGCAGCTGCACTGGCTGGACATGAAGGAGTGTAAAGGCCAGCAGGTCTGTCGCTGGCACGTCCTCCTGGAAGCCTAG
- the syt16 gene encoding synaptotagmin-16 isoform X2, giving the protein MKRDDPVSEILSLKGWFIQVSESLSAALLPSGQGQDQARESQTVSADPTPSPGDTQEVFDPSELQEDLGSQTSRAVVSSMDPQQRLHTLQAQLALRGMSRPSSSCSGAAPSAECLSIIPEESEVVGSRVSWAASRYSSKAGTAVNSYGDGEDQSSSSDSEEEVVKQFEISVSRSQSFRSTGTTEVVAQAAPGKRHKFTRLLSDQEEGSTEPSDCEDVDGDLSRLSYQNPLSYGDEKRGSLGSQEMAEVLDGPPREGSLDTGGSPAPNMSRQATEGSVEMETAVDNQGDDNNDPTDSSSTWSPEEHLPVEEVLPCPPSSTSRPPITKCGDLEITLDYKAASQKLFVTVVTARDIPDKGRSGMDSWQVHVVLLPAKKQRHKTSVQKGSVPEFNETFRFSHLEPSELGTSALRFRLYALGGRMSRERMMGEKVVRLEGLSPEGGDMDTTLVLEPRSNMKSVDSQVSLAGVSQSDSASSTQSLTHGGVPELLVGLSYNATTGRLSVELIKGSHFRNLAINRPPDTYGKLTLLNSVGQEISRCKTSVRRGQPNPVYKETFVFQVALFQLCDVTLMVSIYSRRSMKRKEMVGWLALGQNSSGEEEQLHWLDMKECKGQQVCRWHVLLEA; this is encoded by the exons ATGAAGCGAGATGATCCTGTATCGGAGATCCTTTCTTTGAAAGGATGGTTCATCCAGGTATCGGAGTCTTTGTCTGCGGCCCTCCTCCCCTCAGGCCAGGGACAAGACCAGGCTAGGGAGTCTCAGACAGTGTCTGCTGACCCAACACCCTCACCAGGAGACACCCAGGAGGTGTTTGATCCCTCAGAGCTCCAGGAGGACTTAGGGTCCCAGACCTCCAGGGCTGTTGTGTCCTCAATGGACCCCCAGCAGAGGCTACATACCCTCCAGGCTCAGCTGGCTCTACGGGGCATGAGTAGGCCTAGCAGCTCCTGTTCTGGGGCTGCCCCATCTGCAGAGTGTCTGTCTATCATACCCGAGGAGAGTGAGGTGGTGGGGAGCAGGGTGAGCTGGGCAGCCTCACGGTACTCCAGTAAGGCTGGCACAGCAG TGAACAGTTACGGGGATGGTGAGGATCAGTCCAGCTCGTCGGATAGTGAGGAGGAGGTAGTGAAGCAGTTTGAGATCTCAGTGTCTCGCTCTCAGAGCTTCCGCTCTACAGGGACCACCGAGGTTGTAGCCCAGGCTGCACCGGGAAAACGCCACAAGTTCACCCGCCTACTCTCTGACCAGGAGGAGGGCAGCACAGAGCCCTCAGACTGCGAAg ACGTGGACGGAGACCTGAGCAGGCTGAGTTACCAGAACCCCCTGTCATACGGGGATGAGAAGCGGGGCTCCCTGGGGTCCCAGGAAATGGCTGAGGTGCTGGACGGCCCACCACGGGAGGGCTCGCTGGACACAGGGGGCAGCCCGGCCCCCAACATGAGTCGCCAGGCCACCGAGGGGAGCGTTGAGATGGAGACAGCCGTGGACAACCAGGGTGACGACAACAACGACCCTACAGATAGCTCCTCCACATGGAGCCCAGAG GAGCATcttcctgtagaggaggtcctcccTTGCCCCCCCAGCTCCACCTCACGCCCCCCTATCACCAAATGCGGTGACCTCGAGATCACCCTGGACTACAAGGCCGCCTCTCAGAAGCTGTTTGTTACCGTTGTGACCGCGCGGGACATCCCAGACAAAGGGCGCAGTGGGATGGACTCGTGGCAGGTGCATGTGGTCCTGCTCCCGGCAAAGAAGCAACGCCATAAGACCTCCGTCCAAAAGGGGTCCGTGCCCGAATTCAACGAGACCTTCCGCTTTTCTCACCTGGAGCCTTCTGAGCTGGGCACCTCTGCCCTGCGCTTCCGGCTCTACGCCCTGGGGGGCCGGATGTCCCGCGAGCGCATGATGGGGGAGAAGGTGGTCCGCCTTGAGGGGCTGAGCCCAGAGGGGGGAGATATGGACACCACGCTGGTGCTGGAGCCCCGCAGCAACATGAAG AGTGTTGACTCTCAGGTCAGTCTAGCTGGGGTGTCCCAGAGTGACAGTGCGTCCTCCACCCAGTCTCTAACCCACGGGGGCGTCCCTGAGCTGCTGGTGGGCCTGTCCTACAACGCCACCACCGGGCGCCTCTCTGTGGAGCTCATCAAGGGAAGCCACTTCCGCAACCTTGCCATTAACAGGCCGCCCG acacCTATGGGAAGCTGACTCTGCTCAACTCAGTGGGCCAGGAGATCTCCAGGTGTAAGACATCAGTGCGGCGGGGGCAGCCCAACCCCGTCTACAAGGAGACCTTTGTGTTCCAGGTTGCCCTGTTCCAGCTGTGTGACGTCACCCTCATGGTGTCCATCTACAGCCGCCGCAGCATGAAGCGTAAGGAGATGGTGGGCTGGCTCGCCCTGGGCCAGAACAGCAGCGGGGAGGAGGAGCAGCTGCACTGGCTGGACATGAAGGAGTGTAAAGGCCAGCAGGTCTGTCGCTGGCACGTCCTCCTGGAAGCCTAG